A DNA window from Undibacterium sp. YM2 contains the following coding sequences:
- a CDS encoding ABC transporter permease, producing the protein MTTFWNPYAVMSPGLRRQLGIASVATVLVLWAVIAASGMVSPTRLPSPWAVAQAMLYLSWNEGNSMLFNATLWSAGRVLAAGLLVIAIGIPVGVVMGAAPRLNALLSPLIDPFRSAPVVALLPILVMWLGIGEVMKIAFLFIGAVVYLVPMVRDAIQAVPQSYYISARDLGATPWECIQKAVLPMAMPRIADAVVVSISVMWTYITVAEYVNAREGLGQLIQNARRFSAMDQVFAGIIVIIALALVTYQLMRLLKRKLYPWETSQ; encoded by the coding sequence ATGACGACATTCTGGAATCCCTATGCCGTCATGTCGCCTGGCTTGCGGCGTCAGCTCGGCATAGCATCAGTGGCCACGGTACTGGTACTGTGGGCAGTCATTGCTGCATCAGGCATGGTCAGCCCGACCAGGCTGCCATCGCCCTGGGCCGTGGCACAAGCCATGCTCTACCTGTCATGGAATGAGGGTAACAGCATGTTGTTCAATGCCACCCTGTGGTCGGCTGGGAGGGTATTGGCCGCTGGCCTGCTGGTCATCGCCATAGGCATACCAGTGGGTGTCGTGATGGGTGCAGCACCGCGTTTAAATGCCTTGCTGTCGCCACTGATCGATCCTTTCCGTTCTGCGCCTGTGGTTGCCTTGCTGCCCATTCTCGTCATGTGGCTGGGCATAGGTGAGGTCATGAAGATCGCCTTCCTGTTCATCGGTGCCGTGGTGTACCTGGTGCCCATGGTGCGCGATGCCATACAGGCCGTGCCACAAAGCTATTACATCAGCGCCCGTGACCTCGGTGCCACACCGTGGGAATGCATACAAAAAGCCGTATTGCCCATGGCCATGCCGCGTATTGCTGACGCTGTCGTCGTCAGTATCTCGGTCATGTGGACTTATATTACCGTCGCTGAATACGTCAATGCCCGCGAAGGCCTGGGCCAACTGATACAGAACGCGCGCCGCTTCAGCGCCATGGATCAGGTGTTTGCCGGCATCATCGTCATCATCGCGTTGGCACTGGTGACTTACCAGTTGATGCGCCTGTTGAAAAGAAAACTCTATCCATGGGAAACTTCGCAGTGA
- a CDS encoding phosphate ABC transporter substrate-binding/OmpA family protein, translating to MATASPLAKGLIAVIILGAAGSAAWNLALKDWWANRADAKSGTTISASAPASGKANGVTPSGKPAPAPVSGSGPLGSSGNPLKVSIVSFHGYAPALVANGNSLTTQPNSVYAAKGVNMQFVIQDDIPALATVFESGAAQCAWRTSDSWAQEQPNLRNAGLDARAVMVVDNTQGADAVIAKDGGIRTIEDLAGHSVAVLQFTPSHGMLIDAIENSSMTARKKESVKFVFINADEGTAGVRAALESGNVDAAALWDPDLSLALRNVKGGHVVYSTKTATNLIFDIMVCDSRVLAKEENIPVIQKFVEGWMEGVTQARAKPDNAVDALVNTEEFFKLLAKQEGKPFIKSLFNNLVWTGLEDNARILGLVGGTNHYDRVYRRFDGIYRAAGALANPKSPVVNPQESFDYRFIKAMLAKNTAVETAAAKPQYQFTETAQKVATQQAASVTKPVTVGFATGSAELTKKAQRVVDTEMVPFIENNGSAYFEVSGNSDGVGARDSNLRLSQARAAAVVKYLNEQWEFPKARFKIVGNGPDKPLCNEGNPAADGLALEDCRALNRTTRIGVFAR from the coding sequence ATGGCTACAGCTAGCCCTCTTGCTAAAGGACTTATTGCAGTGATTATCCTAGGAGCCGCAGGCTCTGCGGCCTGGAATCTGGCACTCAAGGACTGGTGGGCCAACCGGGCTGATGCAAAATCCGGTACGACAATTTCCGCCAGTGCACCTGCAAGCGGCAAAGCCAATGGCGTGACGCCTTCTGGCAAGCCTGCTCCTGCGCCAGTATCGGGCAGCGGGCCACTCGGTTCTAGTGGCAATCCCTTGAAGGTCAGTATCGTCAGCTTCCATGGTTATGCACCTGCGCTGGTTGCCAATGGCAACAGCCTGACTACCCAGCCCAATTCTGTATATGCAGCCAAGGGCGTGAATATGCAATTCGTCATTCAGGATGACATCCCGGCGCTGGCAACCGTGTTTGAGTCTGGCGCTGCGCAATGCGCGTGGCGTACGTCTGACTCCTGGGCGCAGGAACAACCTAATCTGCGCAATGCGGGTCTGGATGCGCGTGCCGTGATGGTGGTTGATAATACCCAGGGTGCCGATGCTGTCATCGCCAAAGACGGTGGCATACGCACTATTGAAGACCTCGCTGGTCATTCGGTCGCCGTACTGCAGTTCACTCCTTCGCATGGCATGCTGATTGATGCGATAGAAAATTCTTCGATGACTGCGCGCAAGAAAGAAAGCGTCAAGTTTGTCTTCATCAATGCTGATGAGGGTACTGCGGGTGTACGCGCTGCACTGGAATCCGGCAACGTCGATGCCGCCGCGCTGTGGGACCCTGATTTGTCACTGGCACTGCGCAATGTCAAAGGTGGCCATGTCGTGTATTCGACCAAGACTGCTACCAACCTGATTTTTGACATCATGGTGTGTGACAGCCGCGTACTGGCAAAAGAAGAAAACATCCCTGTCATCCAGAAATTTGTGGAAGGCTGGATGGAAGGCGTGACACAGGCAAGAGCAAAACCTGACAATGCCGTCGATGCCCTGGTGAATACGGAAGAATTTTTTAAACTGTTGGCCAAGCAGGAAGGCAAGCCTTTCATCAAGTCCCTGTTCAACAACCTGGTATGGACAGGCCTGGAAGACAATGCCCGTATCCTGGGCCTGGTTGGCGGCACCAATCACTATGACCGCGTATACCGTCGTTTTGATGGCATCTACCGTGCTGCAGGTGCATTGGCGAATCCAAAATCGCCCGTCGTCAATCCACAAGAGAGTTTTGACTACCGCTTCATCAAAGCCATGCTGGCCAAGAATACGGCAGTGGAAACAGCAGCAGCCAAACCGCAATACCAGTTTACAGAGACTGCGCAAAAAGTGGCTACTCAACAGGCCGCCAGCGTCACCAAGCCAGTCACCGTCGGTTTTGCTACCGGCAGTGCCGAACTGACGAAGAAAGCCCAGCGCGTCGTTGATACAGAAATGGTGCCCTTCATAGAAAACAATGGCAGCGCCTATTTTGAAGTCAGCGGTAACAGCGACGGTGTTGGTGCACGTGACTCCAACCTGCGTCTGTCGCAAGCCCGTGCTGCGGCCGTGGTGAAGTATTTGAATGAGCAATGGGAATTCCCTAAAGCACGTTTCAAGATCGTTGGTAATGGCCCGGATAAACCTTTGTGTAATGAAGGCAATCCGGCAGCGGATGGCCTGGCACTGGAAGATTGCCGCGCCCTGAACCGTACAACCCGCATCGGCGTATTCGCACGTTAA
- a CDS encoding GNAT family N-acetyltransferase has product MNDNVKIRCATEADIIAMQALIARSAIQLSASFYTPEQAQALLTHVFGVDSQLIHDQTYFVIEEQGSMLACGGWSKRKTLFGGDQAKQGVDNLLDPATDAARIRAFFVEPKAARRGLGSLLLEHCSTQAQAAGFRVLELAATMPGEPLYLACGFTVFERFNLDLPGGVVAPLSRMRKQLF; this is encoded by the coding sequence ATGAATGACAATGTGAAGATACGCTGCGCTACGGAAGCCGACATCATCGCCATGCAGGCCCTGATCGCCCGCTCGGCAATACAGCTTAGCGCATCCTTTTATACGCCTGAGCAGGCGCAGGCCTTGCTCACGCATGTGTTTGGTGTCGATAGCCAGCTCATCCATGACCAGACTTATTTTGTCATCGAAGAGCAGGGCAGCATGCTGGCTTGCGGTGGCTGGAGCAAGCGCAAGACCCTGTTTGGCGGTGACCAGGCCAAGCAGGGTGTGGATAACTTGCTTGATCCGGCGACCGATGCTGCACGCATACGGGCTTTTTTTGTCGAGCCCAAGGCAGCGCGCCGTGGCCTGGGCAGTCTTTTGCTCGAACATTGCAGCACCCAGGCACAGGCGGCGGGATTCAGGGTATTGGAGCTTGCCGCCACCATGCCGGGTGAACCGCTTTACCTGGCTTGTGGTTTTACTGTATTTGAGCGCTTCAATCTGGATTTGCCTGGCGGCGTAGTTGCACCATTAAGTCGCATGCGCAAGCAACTGTTTTAG
- a CDS encoding GyrI-like domain-containing protein gives MDKLDLKKQFKSVYQASATAVAEVDVPDFHFLMIDGQGDPNSSSHYAAAVEALFTVAYTLKFMVRKSSAAIDYAVMPLEGLWWAEDMAAFVADRKSEWQWTMMIMQPGFISAEMVAAAIVAADKKKTLPALQNLRFESFNEGHCAQILHKGPFSEEGPTIDRLHQYINTNGKLTGKHHEIYLSDIRKAAPANWKTIIRQPLNK, from the coding sequence ATGGATAAGCTGGATTTGAAGAAGCAATTTAAATCTGTATATCAGGCATCTGCCACTGCGGTGGCTGAAGTGGATGTGCCTGACTTTCATTTTCTCATGATAGATGGCCAGGGTGATCCAAATTCATCCAGTCATTATGCGGCAGCTGTGGAAGCCCTGTTCACAGTAGCTTACACCCTGAAGTTCATGGTCAGAAAGAGCAGCGCGGCAATTGATTATGCCGTCATGCCGCTGGAAGGCCTGTGGTGGGCCGAGGACATGGCAGCTTTTGTGGCGGACCGCAAAAGCGAATGGCAATGGACCATGATGATCATGCAGCCCGGATTTATCAGCGCAGAGATGGTAGCAGCCGCCATCGTTGCAGCAGACAAGAAAAAAACTCTGCCAGCATTGCAGAATTTACGTTTTGAAAGTTTCAATGAAGGGCATTGCGCACAAATCCTGCACAAAGGCCCTTTTAGCGAAGAAGGGCCGACTATAGACCGCCTGCATCAGTACATCAATACCAACGGCAAGCTGACAGGCAAGCATCATGAGATTTACCTGAGTGACATACGTAAGGCCGCACCGGCAAACTGGAAGACCATCATACGTCAACCGCTCAACAAATAA
- a CDS encoding GyrI-like domain-containing protein: MQTKITDKVVEKVVEISGFQISGLQVRTRNADEADNATGKIGPLWGQFFARNLPETLPAKTGDGKIYGVYSNYESDANGWFNVTAGVAVMAASAELANVSIAAGRYMVFNCEGEMPAAIIKGWGEVWSYFSGQSEYQRSYLTDFEEYQGPAQAAIYIGIK, translated from the coding sequence ATGCAAACAAAAATCACCGATAAAGTTGTGGAAAAAGTTGTGGAAATAAGTGGCTTCCAGATCAGTGGCCTGCAAGTACGCACCCGCAATGCCGATGAAGCTGATAATGCCACCGGCAAGATAGGACCCCTGTGGGGCCAATTCTTTGCCAGAAATTTGCCAGAGACCTTGCCAGCCAAAACCGGCGATGGAAAAATCTATGGCGTGTATTCAAATTATGAAAGTGATGCGAATGGCTGGTTTAACGTAACAGCCGGTGTCGCGGTCATGGCGGCTTCAGCAGAGCTGGCCAATGTCAGCATCGCTGCCGGTCGCTATATGGTATTCAATTGCGAAGGTGAAATGCCTGCTGCCATCATCAAAGGCTGGGGTGAGGTGTGGTCTTATTTTTCGGGTCAGTCAGAATACCAGCGCAGCTACCTGACTGACTTTGAAGAATATCAGGGACCTGCACAAGCGGCGATCTACATCGGTATAAAATAA
- a CDS encoding GyrI-like domain-containing protein, whose product MSALSTNPALQVSYERRLSRVTNYLHAHLDEDLDLNKLADIACMSPYHWHRIYRAIHGESVVATVKRLRLQRAATLLARSDMAIDKIAEFSGYPNLQSFTRIFASVYGQPPARYRKEGSHQQFPLPDELSADLHFPVSITSIAPVQLLGIDNLGNYMGISKTFDILTGCAASRQLFREDTRWIGIYYDDAMTVEEDKLRSKACISAPQPLPEQALQEPLSLTELRGGKYAVLTYKGPYSDMQPVYRWFFGVWLPASGEEIDDAPPFEEYLNNPRDTAPADLLTNIYMPLR is encoded by the coding sequence ATGTCCGCATTGTCCACCAATCCAGCCCTGCAAGTCAGTTATGAACGCCGTCTTTCCCGCGTCACCAATTACCTGCATGCGCATCTGGATGAAGACCTGGATTTGAACAAGCTGGCCGACATCGCCTGCATGTCGCCTTATCACTGGCACCGTATCTATCGCGCCATTCATGGCGAGAGCGTGGTGGCGACGGTCAAGCGCCTGCGCCTGCAAAGAGCCGCCACCCTGCTGGCGCGCAGCGACATGGCGATAGATAAAATCGCAGAATTTTCTGGCTACCCCAACCTGCAATCTTTCACCCGTATTTTTGCATCTGTGTATGGGCAACCACCGGCGCGTTACCGCAAGGAGGGCAGCCACCAGCAATTCCCTCTGCCGGATGAACTCAGTGCTGACCTGCATTTCCCGGTCAGTATCACCAGCATAGCCCCGGTGCAATTGCTGGGCATAGATAATCTTGGCAACTACATGGGCATCAGCAAGACCTTTGATATTCTCACCGGTTGTGCCGCATCAAGGCAATTGTTCAGGGAAGATACCCGCTGGATAGGGATTTACTACGATGATGCAATGACGGTGGAAGAAGACAAGCTGCGCTCAAAAGCCTGCATCAGCGCACCGCAGCCTTTGCCGGAACAGGCATTGCAAGAACCCCTGTCTTTGACAGAGCTGCGCGGTGGCAAATATGCCGTGCTGACTTACAAGGGGCCTTACTCTGACATGCAGCCGGTGTATCGCTGGTTCTTTGGCGTCTGGCTGCCTGCATCCGGTGAAGAGATAGACGATGCGCCGCCGTTTGAAGAATACCTGAACAACCCGCGTGATACTGCACCCGCAGATTTACTGACAAATATCTACATGCCCTTGCGTTAA
- a CDS encoding LysR family transcriptional regulator, which translates to MDRLDAFRAFALSWQHGSFAAAAREMDVTRSQVSKLVASLEATYNVKLLNRTSRALSLTSAGAELHEYVRSILALSDEVSLALTERRTQAVGKLVVNAPMSFGTIMLAPRMSQFLKQHPRVELRMDLNDRMLNPIEMGFDLSLRIAHVSDSNLAARRICAVKRSLYASPAYLEQHGIPGEPAHLAQHRCLNYGHNLTGAEWLLSDGRSEKRVRVGGALCSNNGEMLTQAAADGLGIILQPDFITQQWVARGELVQILGEWQEAPLISLYALYVPSSRLPMAARAFIDFLVREFNDEALSPFA; encoded by the coding sequence GATGCCTTTCGCGCTTTTGCCCTTTCCTGGCAGCATGGCAGCTTTGCTGCGGCTGCACGAGAAATGGATGTGACGCGCTCACAGGTCAGCAAGCTGGTGGCCTCGCTCGAGGCAACTTATAACGTCAAGCTCCTGAACCGTACCAGCCGCGCTTTGTCATTGACCAGCGCAGGTGCAGAACTGCATGAATACGTGCGCTCTATCCTGGCACTGTCAGATGAAGTAAGCCTGGCCCTGACTGAAAGACGTACCCAGGCTGTTGGCAAGCTGGTGGTAAATGCACCCATGAGTTTTGGCACCATCATGCTGGCACCGCGCATGAGTCAGTTTTTGAAACAGCATCCGCGTGTTGAGTTACGCATGGACCTGAACGACCGCATGCTCAATCCCATAGAAATGGGTTTTGACCTGAGCCTGCGCATCGCCCATGTGAGTGATTCCAATCTGGCAGCACGCCGCATCTGTGCCGTTAAACGGTCGCTGTATGCCAGCCCAGCTTATCTGGAGCAGCATGGCATACCCGGAGAGCCAGCACACCTTGCCCAGCACAGGTGCCTGAATTATGGACACAACCTGACCGGGGCGGAATGGCTGCTCAGTGATGGCCGCAGTGAAAAACGCGTACGCGTAGGCGGTGCCCTGTGTTCGAATAATGGCGAGATGCTGACGCAAGCCGCCGCCGATGGTCTGGGCATAATCTTGCAGCCGGATTTCATCACCCAACAATGGGTGGCACGGGGTGAGTTGGTCCAGATACTCGGTGAGTGGCAGGAGGCTCCATTGATCAGCCTGTATGCCCTGTACGTGCCGTCCAGCAGGTTGCCCATGGCGGCCAGGGCCTTCATTGATTTCCTGGTCAGGGAATTCAATGATGAAGCGCTATCTCCATTCGCTTAA